CATTCTGGAGTGGAAGCTTCGCCCGGACGTTGACATGAACGGCCGGACGATCATCATCGTGGACGATATCCTGGACGAAGGTACGACTCTCTGCGCGATTGCGGATTACTGCCAGGCCCACGGTGCTGCCGAAGTGCTGACCGCCGTGCTGGTGGACAAGCAGCATGACCGGAAGGCCCGGCCCGGGCTTAAAGCCGATTTCACCGGCCTGACGGTGGAAGACCGATTCCTCTTCGGCTTTGGAATGGACTACAAGGGATACTGGCGAAACGCTCCGGGAATTTATGCCGTCAAGGGACTCTGACGCCGTTTCCAGGATCCGTATTCCAGAGACC
This DNA window, taken from Marinobacter halotolerans, encodes the following:
- a CDS encoding hypoxanthine-guanine phosphoribosyltransferase, with product MTETVDELNQVMAEADCLVDEARVHNAIRTMAGEISERLRETNPLLLCVMNGGLILTGQLLPLLKFPVQAEYLHATRYRQETTGGILEWKLRPDVDMNGRTIIIVDDILDEGTTLCAIADYCQAHGAAEVLTAVLVDKQHDRKARPGLKADFTGLTVEDRFLFGFGMDYKGYWRNAPGIYAVKGL